A portion of the Carya illinoinensis cultivar Pawnee chromosome 11, C.illinoinensisPawnee_v1, whole genome shotgun sequence genome contains these proteins:
- the LOC122282261 gene encoding uncharacterized protein LOC122282261 translates to MEGLQNLWSNLRLSEEEDASIILEEVDVSMVKSKGDLSLIGKIWCDRQLGKQVVESTMARIWRLSKPAVLKEVGRNVFVLSFATHANKERVEAGRPWFFDGQLFVIIPFDGNTPLQALKFDAAPFWMQFHNLPLFGMNKEYGVKLGGSIGNVLDVDVDNDEVG, encoded by the coding sequence ATGGAAGGGTTGCAAAATTTGTGGAGTAATCTACGACTAAGTGAGGAGGAGGATGCATCAATTATATTGGAGGAGGTGGATGTTTCAATGGTGAAGAGTAAGGGTGATCTGAGTTTGATAGGGAAAATATGGTGTGATAGACAGCTGGGGAAGCAGGTGGTGGAGTCGACTATGGCAAGAATCTGGAGGCTTAGCAAACCTGCTGTGTTGAAGGAAGTTGGTAGGAATGTTTTTGTGCTGAGTTTTGCAACTCACGCTAATAAGGAAAGAGTTGAAGCAGGAAGGCCATGGTTTTTTGATGGCCAATTATTTGTGATTATCCCATTTGATGGCAATACTCCATTACAGGCTTTGAAGTTTGATGCTGCTCCTTTCTGGATGCAATTCCATAACCTTCCTTTATTTGGTATGAATAAGGAGTATGGTGTCAAGTTGGGTGGATCTATTGGCAATGTTTTGGATGTGGATGTTGATAATGATGAGGTTGGATGA